Part of the Mercenaria mercenaria strain notata chromosome 8, MADL_Memer_1, whole genome shotgun sequence genome is shown below.
acacttagaggccaaaggtcagatacaagaatgactttgtccgaagcatttcttcttcatgcatggagggatgttgatgtaacttggcacaattgtacaccatcatgagacgaagtgtcatgcgcaggtcccttctttagaattacttccctttgttgttactataaatagcttgtaactttttcattactagtcgtagggaaaaaccaagaccacttttctgtggtacaacatagatgctactttcaaattttaggtgtattttaaggtatctctacctggtaaggagtttttatgtggatttagaaaaacaaaaaaattacaataattactacaaaattaaaattccatttgcaaatacaggtgctagtgtaaagaaatttgctgtgacgggcgtatattgtgacattctggcactcttgtttctcattatctctgtaattacttgatggatttgtttcagacttaaaatagttattcctcatcatcacccacatcatatggcacaagggccataactctcataccaatattttatgaattatcccccctttttactaagaatttcaggttaaagttttgatgcactttcactctatctcagttataataTTACTATATTGGTTTGACTcagacttaaaacagttgttcaatatcatctcccacatcatatgacacaaggtccataattctggtaccaatatttaatgaattatcccccacttttacttagaatttcaggttaaagttttgatgcactttcactctatctcagttattactaaattggtttgattcaaacttaaaatagttgttcaacatcatcactcacatcatatgacacaagagccataactcttgcacaaatatttgatgaattatctcccctttttacttagaatttcaggttaatgttttggtgcactttcactctatctcaggtattactaaatggatttgattcaaacttaaaatagttgttccaccttaacacccacatcatatgaccaaaggtgcataactctggcaccaactttttatgaattatgcccctttttacttagaatttaaggtgaattttgatgcattttcactatatcttagtaattactaaatggatttgattcaaacttgaagtagttgttccacatcatcactcacatcatatgacacaaggtgtataacttttgcaccaatattttatgaattatccctcctttttgcttagaattatacttatatagtgttttgatacactttatctttatctctcttataacttaatatttttgacacagactcaagctattgtgcaatatcttcatccaccattggagtcattaaatactCCACTGACAGCTCCAGCTTACTCAGATGTGCccgtttcactatccagcattgaaatagtcgagcgtgctgtctcctgtgacagcttttgttgtTCACATAATAACTCCAAAATGAGTTTTGTTGAACTTTCACAAACAGCAGAGGAAATGCAGTatacaagaactataactcttatcatgctttcttttttattatctccctttaccgGTATTTAATTAAAATGTCTTGGTCAtaactgaaaatcatttaaactaTATAGAAAGATGGAAGACATTAAGGGAAACTGCTTTGCATTGGATAACACTATAACaactatatttaataattttcaaattatcttcctttttacataaattttacttGTCCAACGCATTATTCCAGAAGTACTGCATACATTTCAGTGAAACTTGAAACATAGAAAAATACTTCTGACCAAATTTAGAAAGATACTATCAAGCAAATTTGAGCAGaacattcatataaaaatatcagattatgactattcaaagaataggtagagctatttgaTAATTGTAGTATTTAAAGACAACAAGAAATAACTCATGCGTGCAAGTCGTCTGCTACTTAGAGTAAGGTAGTTCCAGTTAACAATCAAAAGTTCATTACAAGATAGTTACAGTACATAAATGAAAAATTTGTAGTTCACCAAAATTTATGTAACCCTTAACAACTGAATTAAAATACAAACCTGgattattttgaatttgaaatgaaACGAGGAAATGTTCTTTGAGAGATCCTAGTGCCACCAAACCACTGCCCATGGCTGTGCAGTATTCCCTAGCATCATACCATGTGGTATTGAAAGTTGAGAACATGTAGCAATCTGTCCAATCATCATAGCTCACAAATCCTTCTGGACAACGGTTTTTCTTCTTTTCATGGCCTTTCGATGTGACACTCTCTACCAATGATTCTATTCTTCTTGCACCACGTAGAACCCGTTTAGATAGATCTTTCATCTCCTTCACAAGTTTGTTTTCCAATTTTTCAAATTCAGACTCCAGTGTAGACATTTTATCTACCATATCACTGATTTCATATCCATTTTCCTCTGACCTTTTTGaccttgactgtaaccttgattTACTTTGACAATTTTCGTTGCTAGGCAACAGAGTTAATTTGTAGTTACAGTTATCAATATTTAATTCACATGTTGACTCTGTATTGGATAATCCAAAATATGATGAAATTGTACAAATAATCCACAAGAAATAAAGACCACACATATTATTCATTATTTACAGGAAAACAGACCAGTCTGCTCcactaaataagatatattttctCCCACATGAAATAGTAAACTTACGGCATGAACTCGagtcaaaatatttcatcaaaatattcatCCATTGGTACAGATTTAAATTAATCTCTTTCCCTAATAAATAAGAAaggaaaatgaattttcaaatccttTCATCAGTTGTACAATGTcgtgatttaaataaaatcaacaacTTTTGTATAGAGGGAAATTCAACTCCCTGAACTCACAATGAACACTGAATGAAATTAAGACATGATTAACATACACATCTGGTTTACAAATCAAATTTGTATTGAAAGAAGCTTAaaggcataaaaaaaattctaaaatgcgGTAAAAATTAAGAAAGGTAGTTTTCACTTAAATACAGGGTGTTATTAAAATTAGGTTACacttttttcaatcattttttttttattttatttatttatatgttatttattgCTGTcaatcattgatgaaaagcagtGCCTTCAAATAATGAGATAATTATGTAATGTGGAGTTGtaattatcattataccagatgCAGTTTGAGCacttttttcatgataaacacaatCAAAGATGGATGGTCACCAGGCAGCCACTAagggtgccaaattcatccttTACCTGTTCCACAGAATGATCTGGCCAGAAGGGCAGAGCATGAGAAAACTCATAGAACAAAGAGGCAGATATCTTTTAATACTTGCCTTTCTGGCTTATTTAGCccagctctttgtgaatagacagcctggttctttaaggTGCCTGGTTTATAGCACCTAAAAATATGAAGCCGTCTTTCCTAAGAAGAAGCAAATTCTCAGAAATGTCCATTGACTAGACAGGGATTTTAGTCCTGGACCTCTGGTTTCACAGTCAAGTATGCTACCTCTAGACCCAAGGCCACCCATGATGCTTTTCATACttgaaaatttcaacatttaaaatttaaGGAGGTCCTTTGATATTTATATCACAAAAAGAATCTACCGTCTGGATCATATTATCCAATTTTCTTTATTGTTTACGAAACTGCAAGTGCTAGCATTGGGAACTAAGAGTGTGCCAACTTTATATTAGAAGTTATATATTCTTTATACTCTCAAACATTTAAACAGACAGaggtaagtttgtttttttttccattcattttatatttataacagaataTTCTTTCTTGGTGGTAGATTGAGAgaagtatagtagtcgcaacttgaccgcgatggttgaccttaggctgattattcatatcgattatttcattatagaaatcaagggtgcttagggtagccgtgtatatttatatggaattagtttgtatacagtgcagtatcaaagtatatatacttacatttgatcagttaaaaccttccaatacataatttatatttacacaaatttataattcctttttctcgtgcagctggTGTTTTACCTACActtcttttcaataataggttgtgcctcattatgtattataatgcaaaggtcaaccatcggggtcaagttgcgtccactatactatAGTGATTAAGGGGAATGCCAATGGTGGTAGATTAAGGGGTACTCCAGTGTAACAGTATACTCTTTGTGGTGGTAGATCCAAgggaactttttttttaatttttaggttGTTTTTATATACTGTAACTGTTGCTTAGtaacaaatatgttttaaagcaaGATACTGCATGGGGTGTATTCTtaagaaagttttaattttacatgGATGTGAACAACACTTTATTGTTTCTCTAATGTTTTCtatgcaaaagtaacattcttgATGGTGAAGATTCTGGTCACTATGTACatgttgtacattttatatgaaaaatgttgaaagtttttaaaatgtctgtaaaaagGTAGAAGGAActctaaatattttaaatctgATAATGTTGGAATAATATCAAAAGTGACTAAAAGAAAAAATGCTTCCAGTCCGGGGAAGTGGTACAATGGTTGAGGGAATTGTTACAGCTGTGAGAGAATTGTGAACAAGTGTGACTCAAATGTTACAAGTGTGACACTGCTTGAAAACTTGTAACACTGCTTGTAACTCCTATCCcttttgtaaattataaattCTTTTAGAATTTGAAGTTCACATGCAATATAAAAGACAAAAAATGGCAGAGTCTACCTTGTATTTACATACAGCAGAAATGATTTAATCTTTAGACATCATTAAGCCTAAATCTTCGGAAATCAGTTGCTGTagataaagaaaatgataaaagatttgctcttacaaaatttaaaacaacaacaacaacaaaacaagaaattaattGTTACATGAATTAGATTTCAAAATCAGTGTCTTTTTATGTACAAATTTCGGAGCATACGTTATACTTCAGAAGAGGGAGTTAATATATTCATGTTGATCTGAAGGGTAGTTGAATGGTCTCACTGTAGTAGATAATAGTTGCACTGTCAAGTAGTTGTTACTGTGAAACCTGTTTGAATGTTCACCACTTGATAAAAACTGCTTGTATAAAAAAAGGTTAACCTACAAACAGTATAATTTTGCCAACAGTTAACATAcactttgtcttttatttttgaGAGGTTTTTATGGACTGGTTCAATTGTATTTCATTTCCCTATAAATTTCAGGCTGCTGTTGGCCGCATCACTATGAGAGATAGTGAGAGATATGCTTACATTGACATCACAATTATTGATAATAACATACCTGAAGATGAGAAATTTTTTACTGTCACACTGTTAAATCCCTCGGGTGGTGCGGCACTGGGGATCGGGTCTGAAGTAACTGTTGTAATTGAACACTCGGACGGAGCCTTTGGGGTGTTTCAGTTTAAGGAGGACTCCAGACAAATTCAGGCACAGGAAATGGGGGACAGCAGTTACAATATAGTTGTTCTACAGGTAAGCtggtgtcatttaaaaaaaaacctattttgGGAGTATACCAGTTCTGCTTGTGTcgtttcattttgcatttttgtcaCCATTGAAACTTAAAAAACCAGCAATTAGTTTAGTATTGTTTTGTGATCTTAAATTTTCCATTAATAAAATGTTTCACAATACCACAATTTTTCCTTTTGCAAAAACAAAGATTCATGACctttgtgatattttatacatccAGGACATTCTGGTTTTTGGCAGTTTGAGATTATGGAAGTTTATAAGCAAGTAAGAACTGGTTATAAATACAGAAATACTGACAGTCTTACAATTGGCCCCTACCTTGACTTACAGTTTAAATTagatccaacaaaaaaaaaaggactgAATACAgttttattgaattaaattaaaatacTGATAAACTTTTCAACAGATGGAGCGTACAGGAGGCAGCATCGGTGAAACTGTTGTATCATGGGAGGTACAGAGTGATAAAAGCAATGATATTGTAGACCATAGCGGCAATGTGACCTTCAGCCATGGACAGCTGACCGGAGATATAGGGTTAAAGGTCAGAGGTGATCCTCAACCAGAACTTGATGAATTGTTTGTTATACAGATTACTGCAGTGTCCAGggtatattttttaaattctttactACAGTGTAGgctaatatgttttaatttgttttactgtCTGATTACAATctcagatttttttcaatgtgaaGCTGTCTACAATTCATACACGACAAAGTCAGTCCAGCAGatgacaatattttccgtaacagcttccgagtacttacggataacggcggaagaAGCCggaatttttaagaaatgttcactgtacatgttaaaatgcaaaaaggaccaaacaaaccattataaaatttaaaataaattacacataacgaaaattgaataacttttctacatttttaggggaatcgattttttgattatttgcggaaaatatctcattttataagtttttttttccttctttatacaGGCAactttatcgattttccgatagaccgatgttactaaaagttggtaatgcactaagttggttttctcatggcgcgactcatatgttgTATCGATAAATGTGTCATTCTATATACTATTAGTATTACTTAGCCACTCTAAGTATGTTGGCCTTTTTTTAAACTGATgccattttcttattatttaatatttttctattctgttttcttGCATTATCTGACCGAAAGTCGGAATTTAATGGTCGCAGaggtttaaatacattttctgataaaacaaaatatctatttacgaatgcactgtatgaaattttacaggtaatttATTGCAAATCGactgtttttgtatgattttgtgTACTATTTACATTAATATCTCATTAAAAATGCTCTAAGATTcgagttaaggaggtaggttacctttatatttgtatgtgcgcatgtccaaccggaagctagcttgacgatttacgacgacg
Proteins encoded:
- the LOC123523027 gene encoding C-type lectin domain family 4 member G-like, whose product is MNNMCGLYFLWIICTISSYFGLSNTESTCELNIDNCNYKLTLLPSNENCQSKSRLQSRSKRSEENGYEISDMVDKMSTLESEFEKLENKLVKEMKDLSKRVLRGARRIESLVESVTSKGHEKKKNRCPEGFVSYDDWTDCYMFSTFNTTWYDAREYCTAMGSGLVALGSLKEHFLVSFQIQNNPEIRNAKGWWTSGTYMTKIKKWMWMNTDSPAPINYSKWAVHEPNDQLDTNLQCIMMYKLDGLLWHDQICTDKYNFICEKPVA